A genomic segment from Desulfovibrio aminophilus DSM 12254 encodes:
- a CDS encoding amino acid ABC transporter substrate-binding protein: protein MKRIFLLLALVLFSVSAAYAADGSWDAVKAKGELAIGLDDAFPPMGFRKDDNKLYGFDIDAAEEVGKRLGIKIVWQPTAWDGVIHSLDAKKFDCIWNGMTITEERAQKVLFSKPYIMDGQIVVVALNSKAAKFEDLGGKPVGCQKGSSAVEAVKALPKAPSEVREYDANPKAFLDLEAGRIVAVVIDNVSGRYFISTAPGKFKVLPGFITKEPFGIAFRKGDVALKDMVQKTIDAMVADGTMGKISRKWFGEDITNPKKW, encoded by the coding sequence ATGAAACGGATTTTCCTGCTTCTCGCGCTCGTGCTGTTTTCCGTGTCCGCGGCCTACGCCGCCGACGGCTCCTGGGACGCCGTGAAAGCCAAGGGCGAGCTGGCCATCGGCCTGGATGACGCCTTCCCGCCCATGGGCTTCCGCAAGGACGACAACAAGCTTTACGGCTTCGACATCGACGCCGCCGAGGAAGTCGGCAAGCGCCTGGGCATCAAGATCGTCTGGCAGCCCACCGCCTGGGACGGCGTGATCCACTCCCTGGACGCCAAGAAGTTCGACTGCATCTGGAACGGCATGACGATCACCGAGGAGCGCGCCCAGAAGGTGCTCTTCAGCAAGCCCTACATCATGGACGGCCAGATCGTGGTCGTGGCCCTGAACAGCAAGGCCGCCAAGTTCGAGGATCTGGGCGGAAAGCCCGTGGGTTGCCAGAAGGGCTCCTCGGCCGTGGAGGCCGTGAAGGCCCTGCCCAAGGCTCCCTCCGAAGTCCGTGAGTATGACGCCAACCCCAAGGCCTTCCTGGATCTTGAAGCCGGCCGCATCGTCGCCGTGGTCATCGACAACGTCTCGGGCCGCTACTTCATCTCCACTGCCCCCGGCAAGTTCAAGGTTCTGCCCGGCTTCATCACCAAGGAGCCTTTCGGCATCGCCTTCCGCAAGGGCGATGTGGCCCTCAAGGACATGGTCCAGAAGACCATCGACGCCATGGTCGCCGACGGCACCATGGGCAAGATCTCCCGCAAGTGGTTCGGCGAGGACATCACCAATCCCAAGAAGTGGTAG
- a CDS encoding amino acid ABC transporter permease (The N-terminal region of this protein, as described by TIGR01726, is a three transmembrane segment that identifies a subfamily of ABC transporter permease subunits, which specificities that include histidine, arginine, glutamine, glutamate, L-cystine (sic), the opines (in Agrobacterium) octopine and nopaline, etc.) codes for MTSIRSGARRVPLFLLLLGLFAGTLFASLPARAGTPDDYLRQAREAQSTGDLQAAERFYLMVPPPGPLGDDGQFVESRMQVARQRFALKDPDGAEAAAREVLAVYPDNAEAVNLVESVARERLPKWRRYLDDTLRFLPTLLHGSLMTLALVLFTMAVSPFGGLLIALGRISPVKLLSGACWFVIWFFRGTPLLLQLFFIYYGLPALGVTLKPMSAAFLGLGLNYSAYLAEIIRGAIQSIDHGQTEAAKALGMTPWQTMRRVIIPQTYKRLVPPVGNEFIALIKDTALVSTIAMVELMRSADQIFNAYFNVTVLVLAAAIYLCFTSVFTFVFERVEHRLGVYERR; via the coding sequence ATGACTTCGATCAGGAGCGGGGCGCGCCGCGTCCCGCTCTTCTTGCTTCTCCTGGGGTTGTTCGCCGGAACGCTCTTCGCGTCCCTGCCGGCCCGGGCCGGAACGCCGGACGATTATCTGCGCCAGGCCCGCGAGGCTCAGTCCACGGGCGACCTCCAGGCCGCCGAGCGCTTCTACCTCATGGTCCCGCCGCCCGGCCCCCTGGGCGATGACGGCCAGTTCGTGGAAAGCCGCATGCAGGTGGCCCGCCAGCGTTTCGCCCTCAAGGATCCGGACGGCGCCGAGGCCGCCGCGCGCGAGGTCTTGGCCGTGTACCCGGACAACGCCGAGGCCGTGAACCTCGTCGAGTCGGTGGCCCGCGAACGCCTGCCCAAGTGGCGGCGCTACCTGGACGACACCCTGCGCTTCCTGCCCACGCTCCTGCACGGCAGCCTGATGACCCTGGCCCTGGTGCTCTTCACCATGGCGGTTTCGCCCTTCGGCGGTCTGCTCATCGCCTTGGGCCGGATCAGCCCGGTGAAGCTGCTCTCCGGAGCCTGTTGGTTCGTGATCTGGTTCTTCCGGGGCACGCCGCTTCTGCTGCAGCTCTTCTTCATCTACTACGGCCTGCCCGCCCTGGGCGTGACGCTCAAACCCATGAGCGCGGCCTTCCTGGGCCTGGGTCTGAATTACTCGGCCTACCTTGCCGAGATCATCCGGGGAGCGATCCAGAGCATCGACCACGGCCAGACCGAGGCGGCCAAGGCCCTGGGCATGACCCCCTGGCAGACCATGCGCCGGGTCATCATCCCCCAGACCTACAAGCGCCTCGTGCCGCCGGTGGGCAACGAGTTCATCGCCCTGATCAAGGATACGGCGCTGGTTTCGACCATCGCCATGGTCGAGCTGATGCGTTCGGCGGACCAGATCTTCAACGCCTATTTCAACGTCACGGTGCTGGTTCTGGCGGCGGCCATCTACCTCTGTTTCACCTCGGTCTTCACCTTCGTCTTCGAGCGCGTGGAACACCGCCTCGGGGTCTACGAGAGGCGGTAG
- a CDS encoding amino acid ABC transporter ATP-binding protein codes for MDYILELKDIVKQFGGHTAVDRVNLSIRRGEKVVIVGPSGSGKSTLLRTMNFLETADSGEMLFEGRPCGSTVWGLRRTRERQRMVCGLRSEIGMVFQQFNLFPHMTVLGNVMEGPVTVLRKSRGEARETALSMLRRVGMERWAEAYPVTLSGGQKQRVAIARALAMNPKIMLFDEPTSALDPELVGEVFDTIRQLALDGMTMVIVTHNMGFAREVADTVIFMENGRFLAQGSPQEFFASGVELPRIKSFLEKML; via the coding sequence ATGGACTACATTCTGGAGCTCAAGGACATCGTCAAGCAGTTCGGCGGGCATACGGCCGTGGACCGCGTGAACCTGTCCATCCGCCGGGGCGAGAAGGTGGTCATCGTGGGGCCCAGCGGCTCGGGCAAGTCCACGCTCCTGCGGACCATGAACTTCCTGGAGACGGCGGATTCCGGCGAGATGCTCTTCGAGGGCCGTCCCTGCGGCTCGACGGTCTGGGGACTGCGCCGCACCCGGGAACGCCAGCGCATGGTCTGCGGCCTGCGCTCCGAGATCGGCATGGTCTTCCAGCAGTTCAATCTCTTCCCGCACATGACCGTGCTCGGCAATGTCATGGAGGGACCGGTGACCGTGCTCCGCAAGAGCCGGGGCGAGGCCCGCGAGACGGCCCTGTCCATGCTCCGGCGCGTGGGCATGGAGCGCTGGGCCGAGGCCTACCCCGTGACCCTCTCCGGCGGCCAGAAGCAGCGCGTGGCCATCGCCCGGGCCCTGGCCATGAATCCCAAGATCATGCTCTTCGACGAACCCACCAGCGCCTTGGACCCCGAACTGGTGGGCGAGGTCTTCGACACCATCCGCCAGCTGGCCCTGGACGGCATGACCATGGTCATCGTGACCCACAACATGGGCTTCGCCCGTGAGGTCGCGGACACGGTGATCTTCATGGAGAACGGCCGGTTCCTGGCCCAGGGCTCGCCCCAGGAGTTCTTCGCCTCCGGGGTCGAACTGCCGCGCATCAAGTCCTTCCTGGAAAAGATGCTCTAG
- a CDS encoding methyl-accepting chemotaxis protein, with protein sequence MSLGSGLFLAARASAAAAELSSRLWSLAGEPRAAGQGPDNFAILRQLVRKGDERAAGLESTLASTRSELAAQRRDLAVCLEEAELSKEQSENARFQALHSAAKTLKQAVDGIERASGDLEKASARAGEGARKQQELMAGAASAMEEMTASISEAATGAEAASREASAAVERARAGADTVVRTVRSIEAVAAKSAELGEAVVVLGGQAEAIGRIMGVISDIADQTNLLALNAAIEAARAGEAGRGFAVVADEVRKLAEKTQAATLDVRREIEAIRDKVGTTRRGVEEAGEMVGETVRVAQESGAALDEIVRLVGGTTERVQAIAVAAGQQSQASEDLNRTVMEVNAISAETGEAMGTADTAVRGLTRSIASLATMTRVFELVGGGALKEVVTELSADADILSLDRGRMERSLRSQIKRKPFLELLYVTDAAGRQLVENIPQPGNESADDRAALGKDWSSRPWFAEAMSKQTMQVSDVYVSQASGAACITVSSPFQDASGRILGVIAADVRVEG encoded by the coding sequence ATGAGCCTCGGGAGCGGCCTGTTCCTGGCGGCGAGGGCCAGCGCGGCGGCGGCGGAACTGTCGTCCAGGCTGTGGTCCCTGGCCGGCGAGCCGCGCGCTGCGGGACAGGGGCCTGACAATTTTGCAATCTTGCGTCAGTTGGTCAGGAAAGGGGATGAACGCGCCGCAGGGCTGGAATCGACCCTGGCCTCGACGCGTTCCGAACTGGCGGCGCAACGCCGCGACCTCGCCGTCTGCCTTGAGGAGGCCGAGCTGTCCAAGGAGCAGTCCGAAAACGCCCGTTTCCAGGCCCTGCACTCGGCGGCCAAGACATTGAAACAGGCCGTCGACGGCATCGAGCGGGCCTCCGGCGATCTGGAAAAGGCCTCGGCCCGAGCGGGCGAGGGCGCGCGCAAGCAGCAGGAACTCATGGCCGGGGCGGCCTCGGCCATGGAGGAAATGACCGCCTCCATCTCCGAGGCGGCCACGGGTGCCGAAGCGGCGTCCCGCGAGGCGTCCGCCGCCGTGGAGCGGGCCCGGGCGGGCGCGGACACCGTGGTGCGCACCGTGCGCTCCATCGAGGCCGTGGCGGCCAAGTCCGCCGAACTGGGCGAGGCCGTTGTCGTGCTCGGCGGCCAGGCCGAGGCCATCGGCCGGATCATGGGCGTGATCAGCGACATCGCGGACCAGACCAACCTTCTGGCGCTGAACGCGGCCATCGAGGCGGCCCGGGCCGGAGAGGCCGGACGCGGCTTCGCCGTGGTGGCCGACGAGGTCCGCAAGCTGGCCGAGAAGACCCAGGCCGCCACCCTGGACGTGCGCCGGGAGATCGAGGCCATCCGGGACAAGGTCGGCACGACCCGCCGGGGCGTGGAGGAGGCCGGGGAGATGGTCGGGGAGACCGTGCGCGTGGCCCAGGAGTCCGGCGCGGCCCTGGACGAGATCGTGCGCCTCGTGGGCGGCACCACGGAACGGGTCCAGGCCATCGCCGTGGCCGCCGGACAGCAGTCCCAGGCCAGCGAGGATCTCAACAGGACGGTCATGGAGGTCAACGCCATTTCGGCCGAGACCGGCGAAGCCATGGGCACGGCGGACACGGCCGTGCGCGGCCTGACCAGGAGCATCGCCTCTCTGGCGACCATGACCCGGGTCTTCGAACTGGTGGGCGGCGGCGCGCTCAAGGAGGTCGTGACCGAACTCTCGGCCGACGCGGACATCCTCTCCCTGGACCGGGGCCGCATGGAGCGCTCCCTGCGCTCCCAGATCAAACGCAAGCCCTTCCTGGAACTGCTCTACGTCACGGACGCCGCCGGCCGCCAGTTGGTGGAGAACATCCCCCAGCCCGGAAACGAGTCAGCCGACGACCGCGCGGCCCTGGGCAAGGACTGGTCCAGCCGACCCTGGTTCGCGGAGGCCATGAGCAAACAGACCATGCAGGTTTCGGACGTATACGTGTCCCAGGCCTCGGGCGCGGCCTGCATCACCGTGTCCAGTCCCTTCCAGGACGCCTCGGGCCGGATTCTCGGCGTCATCGCCGCCGACGTGCGGGTGGAGGGCTAG
- a CDS encoding peptidylprolyl isomerase: protein MRLIRLLALLLCLAAPAAALAADGPAPVVVFETSKGMIFIQLDNQKAPVTTANFLKYVNSGFYDGTIFHRVVNNKGMGIVQGGGYDAAFRQKPTMPAIACESRNGLENKAGSIAMARTADPDSATSQFFVNVRDNDFLNFRSATPEGMGYAVFGRIIRGMNVIQDIANLRTTPRGMMDDVPVEQVVVRKAYLYKEP, encoded by the coding sequence ATGCGTCTCATCCGATTGCTGGCCCTCTTGCTTTGTCTCGCCGCCCCGGCGGCCGCCCTGGCCGCCGACGGCCCCGCCCCGGTGGTGGTCTTCGAGACGAGCAAGGGCATGATCTTCATCCAGCTCGACAATCAGAAGGCCCCCGTGACCACGGCCAACTTCCTGAAGTACGTGAACTCTGGATTCTACGACGGAACCATCTTCCACCGCGTGGTCAACAACAAGGGCATGGGCATCGTCCAGGGCGGCGGCTACGACGCCGCCTTCCGCCAGAAGCCGACCATGCCGGCCATCGCCTGCGAGTCCCGCAACGGGCTGGAGAACAAGGCCGGAAGCATCGCCATGGCCCGCACCGCCGACCCGGACAGCGCCACCTCGCAGTTCTTCGTCAACGTTCGGGACAACGACTTCCTGAACTTCCGTTCGGCCACTCCCGAAGGCATGGGGTACGCCGTGTTCGGCCGGATCATCCGGGGCATGAACGTGATCCAGGACATCGCCAATCTGCGCACCACGCCCCGGGGCATGATGGACGACGTGCCCGTGGAGCAGGTGGTCGTGCGCAAGGCCTACCTCTACAAGGAACCCTGA
- a CDS encoding AraC family transcriptional regulator, whose amino-acid sequence MAASGHTTEQSMAWRISGLDGLELLRASFRTQTFPRHFHDGYALGVIESGALAFRYQGADLVAAPGEVNLVVPGLAHDGHAASDQGWAYRMFYLEADLPRAVAGELGRAGLPHFRAGVLRDPALARDLLALHHRLESGMDRLAAQSGLLSLLAAWITRHADDGGTPPRAGREPRAVALAREFLAARCAEDPDLAETARVAGLSPFHFLRVFRRTTGLTPHAFLVQCRVRRAQGLLRRGLDPARVAAETGFADQSHLTRQFKRLTGVTPAAYRNSLQDR is encoded by the coding sequence ATGGCCGCAAGCGGACACACGACGGAACAGAGCATGGCCTGGAGGATTTCCGGCCTGGACGGGCTGGAGCTCCTGCGCGCCTCGTTCCGCACCCAGACCTTCCCGCGCCACTTCCACGATGGCTACGCCCTGGGCGTCATCGAATCCGGGGCCCTGGCCTTCCGCTACCAGGGCGCGGACCTGGTGGCCGCGCCGGGCGAGGTCAACCTCGTGGTGCCGGGGCTGGCCCACGACGGCCACGCCGCCTCGGATCAGGGGTGGGCCTACCGCATGTTCTACCTGGAGGCCGACCTGCCGCGCGCCGTGGCCGGGGAACTGGGCCGTGCTGGACTGCCGCATTTCCGCGCGGGCGTGCTGCGCGACCCGGCCCTGGCCCGCGACCTCCTCGCCCTGCACCACCGGCTGGAATCCGGCATGGACCGTCTGGCCGCCCAGTCCGGCCTGCTCTCCCTGCTGGCCGCCTGGATCACCCGCCACGCCGACGACGGCGGAACACCGCCCCGGGCCGGTCGCGAACCCCGGGCAGTGGCCCTGGCCCGGGAATTCCTGGCCGCGCGCTGCGCCGAAGACCCGGACCTGGCCGAAACCGCCCGCGTGGCCGGACTCTCGCCCTTCCACTTCCTGCGCGTGTTCCGCCGGACCACGGGTCTGACCCCGCACGCCTTCCTGGTCCAGTGCCGGGTGCGCCGCGCCCAGGGGCTGTTGCGCCGGGGCCTGGACCCGGCCCGAGTGGCCGCCGAGACCGGCTTCGCGGACCAGAGCCATCTCACCCGCCAGTTCAAGCGGCTCACCGGCGTCACCCCGGCGGCCTACCGCAATTCCCTTCAAGACCGCTGA
- a CDS encoding response regulator: MAKILIAEDDRISQKLAARLVEDMGHSAFVSPNGRHAYDAIRVNDFQLLLTDIMMPEMDGRQLILALREDAALRDMPVIIMSAVVGVKEIAGLLKVGATFFLAKPLVAGDLREYVRRALG; encoded by the coding sequence ATGGCCAAGATCCTCATCGCGGAAGACGACCGCATCTCCCAGAAATTGGCCGCCCGGCTGGTGGAGGACATGGGCCACTCGGCCTTCGTCAGCCCCAACGGGCGACACGCCTACGACGCCATCCGGGTCAACGACTTCCAACTCCTGCTCACGGACATCATGATGCCGGAAATGGACGGCCGCCAGCTCATCCTGGCCCTGCGGGAGGACGCCGCGCTGCGCGACATGCCGGTGATCATCATGTCCGCCGTGGTCGGGGTGAAGGAAATCGCCGGGCTGCTCAAGGTCGGGGCCACCTTCTTCCTGGCCAAGCCCCTGGTCGCCGGAGACCTGCGTGAATATGTCCGCCGCGCCCTGGGCTGA
- a CDS encoding DMT family transporter, which translates to MSSPFAARACLAGAMCIVGSSVAVGKSVALSMPIHLALGLRFLVACALALPLLRLLEGGLPQLRLRHWGLLFLQTFCGVFLFNVLLLLGLLRTDAASAGVLTGTTPAWIAFLALIFLKERPGKRGTLGILLALAGTMSIAALNAGNGGESSLTGDLFVLGAVIGEAVFLLLRKALPASLSALTASTAVSCIGLAQFLGPAAWQAASFDFATLGLGQWLLLLYYGGAVSVLAYVLWFYGVARVPAATAGVYSGLMPVSALFFSWAFLDEPLGWGHVLGCICVLGGIALLSAPARRRSATGGLRAEC; encoded by the coding sequence ATGTCGTCGCCATTCGCCGCCCGGGCCTGTCTGGCCGGGGCCATGTGCATCGTCGGAAGTTCCGTGGCCGTCGGCAAGTCCGTGGCCCTGTCCATGCCCATCCACCTGGCGCTGGGCCTGCGCTTTCTCGTGGCCTGCGCCCTGGCCCTGCCCCTGCTGCGGCTGCTGGAGGGCGGTCTGCCCCAGCTGCGCCTCCGGCACTGGGGCCTGCTCTTCCTCCAGACCTTCTGCGGGGTTTTCCTCTTCAACGTCCTGCTCCTGCTCGGATTGCTGCGCACGGACGCGGCCTCGGCCGGGGTGCTCACGGGCACCACTCCGGCCTGGATCGCGTTCCTGGCCCTGATCTTCCTCAAGGAGCGCCCGGGGAAAAGGGGCACGCTGGGCATCCTCCTGGCCCTGGCCGGGACCATGAGCATCGCCGCTCTGAACGCCGGAAACGGCGGGGAGTCGTCCCTCACGGGCGACCTGTTCGTGCTCGGGGCGGTGATCGGAGAGGCGGTCTTCCTGCTCCTGCGCAAGGCCCTGCCCGCTTCGCTTTCGGCCCTGACCGCGTCCACGGCCGTGAGCTGCATCGGCCTGGCGCAGTTCCTGGGCCCGGCGGCCTGGCAGGCGGCAAGCTTCGACTTCGCCACCCTGGGACTTGGGCAGTGGCTCCTGCTCCTCTACTACGGCGGAGCCGTGAGCGTGCTGGCCTACGTGCTCTGGTTTTACGGCGTGGCGCGGGTTCCGGCCGCCACGGCCGGAGTCTACAGCGGGCTCATGCCGGTGAGCGCCCTGTTCTTCTCCTGGGCCTTCCTGGACGAGCCCCTGGGGTGGGGCCATGTGCTGGGCTGCATCTGCGTGCTCGGCGGCATCGCCCTGCTCTCGGCCCCGGCGCGGCGACGATCAGCGACCGGCGGCCTCCGTGCCGAGTGCTGA
- a CDS encoding DMT family transporter: MRDRALLPVLALLTTVVLWGLSYPAMKTVVTVLDPQAVMWARMAVALLTLLPVLTRVWPRMRRADLPALAAMCLLMPCAYFFFESNALRYTTSMQAGIISSTVPLLVAVGAWLFLKEPLSLRALAGLLLALAGVSLMSLQGRATEAASDPLLGNVLEVCAMICAAGSMLVLKRLSARYGSWSLTMLQTVAGMLFFLPGAPILFDRWDALLHGGQLWILLFLGAGASLGAFGLYNWGMSRMEAGRASAYINLVPVMAVVFGWLFLGESLTLGQIWAALLVLAGVGLSQMRSRPRRGRSALGTEAAGR; encoded by the coding sequence ATGCGTGACCGTGCCCTGCTTCCCGTGCTGGCCCTGCTGACCACCGTGGTCCTCTGGGGCCTGTCCTACCCGGCCATGAAGACCGTGGTCACGGTCCTGGACCCCCAGGCCGTGATGTGGGCGCGCATGGCCGTGGCCCTGCTCACCCTCCTGCCGGTACTCACCCGCGTCTGGCCCCGCATGCGCCGGGCCGATCTCCCGGCCCTGGCGGCCATGTGCCTGCTCATGCCCTGCGCCTACTTCTTCTTCGAGTCCAACGCCCTGCGCTACACCACCTCGATGCAGGCCGGGATCATCTCCTCCACCGTGCCCCTGCTGGTGGCGGTGGGAGCCTGGCTTTTCCTCAAGGAGCCTTTGTCCCTGCGCGCCTTGGCCGGTCTGCTGCTGGCCCTGGCCGGGGTCAGCCTCATGAGCCTCCAGGGCCGGGCCACGGAGGCCGCCTCGGACCCGCTCCTGGGCAACGTCCTGGAGGTCTGCGCCATGATCTGCGCCGCCGGGTCCATGCTCGTGCTCAAGCGCCTCTCCGCGCGCTACGGCTCCTGGTCGCTGACCATGCTCCAGACCGTGGCCGGGATGCTCTTCTTTCTCCCCGGCGCGCCGATCCTCTTCGACCGTTGGGATGCACTGCTCCACGGGGGGCAGCTCTGGATTCTCCTCTTCCTCGGCGCGGGCGCGAGCCTGGGAGCCTTCGGCCTGTACAACTGGGGCATGAGCCGCATGGAGGCGGGCCGGGCCTCGGCCTACATCAACCTCGTGCCGGTGATGGCCGTGGTCTTCGGTTGGTTGTTTCTGGGCGAGAGCTTGACTCTGGGGCAGATTTGGGCCGCGCTGCTCGTGCTGGCCGGGGTGGGCCTGAGCCAGATGCGCTCACGGCCGCGCCGGGGGCGGTCAGCACTCGGCACGGAGGCCGCCGGTCGCTGA
- a CDS encoding AraC family transcriptional regulator: MAHHEGIPGLEEVRFARDGDLGGLEVRLARYKDFAFANHWHDCYSIGAALSGGSLCIRNRENSVIQTGQLCLLNPGQVHSGIPARDVGITYLMFYVDPEEMRRVVTRVTGRDEGYPEFRNVISADPALFQAMMRLDRAVFGKGGLLTRESLSLAALAGLLVRAGHLRPASRCDDGEPGAVARAREYLAANLAGPVRLDDLARAAGLSAYHLLRVFKKAVGVTPHAWLTQLRVERARHLLLRGVSPAEAALATGFYDQSHFTNTFRRFMGVTPRRYRLLR; encoded by the coding sequence ATGGCGCATCACGAGGGTATTCCGGGCCTGGAGGAGGTCCGTTTCGCCCGCGACGGGGATCTGGGCGGTCTGGAGGTGCGCCTGGCGCGCTACAAGGACTTCGCCTTCGCCAACCACTGGCACGACTGCTATTCCATCGGCGCGGCCCTGAGCGGCGGCAGTCTCTGCATCCGCAACCGCGAGAACAGCGTCATCCAGACCGGCCAGCTCTGCCTGCTCAATCCGGGTCAGGTGCATTCCGGCATACCCGCGCGCGACGTGGGCATCACCTACCTCATGTTCTACGTGGACCCCGAGGAGATGCGCCGGGTGGTCACGCGGGTCACGGGCCGGGACGAGGGCTACCCCGAGTTCCGCAACGTCATTTCCGCCGACCCCGCCTTGTTTCAGGCCATGATGCGCCTTGATCGGGCCGTGTTCGGCAAGGGCGGGCTGCTGACCCGCGAGAGCCTTTCCTTGGCGGCCCTGGCCGGGTTGCTCGTACGCGCCGGCCATCTGCGCCCGGCGTCGCGATGCGACGATGGCGAACCCGGGGCGGTGGCCCGAGCCCGGGAATATTTGGCCGCCAATCTGGCCGGGCCGGTGCGTCTGGACGACCTGGCCCGGGCCGCCGGGCTCTCGGCCTACCACCTGCTGCGGGTTTTCAAGAAGGCCGTGGGCGTCACGCCGCACGCCTGGCTGACCCAGTTGCGCGTGGAGCGGGCCAGGCATCTCCTGCTCCGGGGCGTGTCCCCGGCCGAGGCGGCCCTGGCCACGGGCTTTTACGACCAGAGCCATTTCACGAACACCTTCCGCCGCTTCATGGGTGTCACGCCCCGCCGCTATCGTCTTCTCCGCTAG
- a CDS encoding SH3 domain-containing C40 family peptidase — MRSIPVSSRSRAAILAFCLSLLLSACAAKGPLVPPDPPEVRDVTDLPQDLFAYLGPDGGRSVFTPDVQAGMLRGFLTGHFAPWERTSPPKDPGDAFWGLNHFAAKKVYGENLLRRSPAWMAEMRRLSRPEDFPNFGRPAVAVVHTSLRVLPTLEPAFLNRHLPGEGFPFDYLQNTAIWAGTPLYLSHLSADGAFALAHCRYASGWVPLADVAFAGSEFRKKFQSAPLVTVTRDRVPLADEHGLFRFEARVGMLLPLARATARGYEVLLPVRDARGEAVTVRGLLPPSAAAPLPLPATAANLARVGGSMLGEPYGWGGMYGHRDCSALLMDLYTPFGLGLPRNSRQQGKAGEYISLEGLSDQDKETAILARGVPFATLLWKPGHIMLYVGELGGRAMILHDVWGLRTEERGREGRHIIGRVAVTTLTPGEELPELEKPEGLLLHTIRGMVLLGSKNP; from the coding sequence ATGCGCTCCATCCCAGTCAGTTCCCGTTCCCGGGCCGCGATCCTGGCGTTCTGCCTGTCCCTGCTCCTCTCCGCCTGCGCGGCCAAGGGCCCCCTGGTTCCGCCAGACCCGCCGGAAGTGCGGGACGTGACCGACCTGCCCCAGGATCTCTTCGCCTATCTCGGCCCGGACGGCGGCCGTTCCGTGTTCACGCCGGACGTCCAGGCCGGGATGCTGCGCGGCTTTCTGACCGGCCACTTCGCGCCCTGGGAACGCACCTCCCCGCCCAAAGATCCCGGGGACGCCTTCTGGGGGCTGAACCACTTCGCGGCCAAGAAGGTCTACGGGGAGAATCTCCTGCGCCGGAGCCCGGCCTGGATGGCCGAGATGCGCCGTCTTTCGCGGCCCGAGGACTTCCCCAACTTCGGCCGCCCGGCCGTGGCCGTTGTGCATACCTCCCTGCGGGTGCTGCCCACCCTGGAACCGGCCTTCCTCAACCGCCACCTGCCGGGTGAAGGCTTCCCCTTCGACTATCTGCAAAACACGGCGATCTGGGCCGGAACCCCGCTCTACCTCTCGCACCTCTCGGCCGACGGGGCCTTCGCCCTGGCCCACTGCCGCTACGCCTCGGGCTGGGTGCCCCTGGCCGATGTGGCCTTCGCCGGGTCCGAGTTCCGCAAGAAGTTCCAGTCCGCCCCCCTGGTGACCGTGACCCGCGACCGGGTGCCCCTGGCCGACGAACACGGCCTGTTCCGCTTCGAGGCCCGCGTGGGCATGCTCCTGCCCCTGGCCCGGGCCACCGCCCGAGGCTACGAGGTGCTCCTCCCGGTCCGCGACGCCCGCGGCGAGGCCGTCACGGTGCGCGGCCTGCTGCCTCCCTCCGCCGCCGCGCCCCTGCCCCTGCCCGCCACAGCCGCCAACCTGGCCCGCGTGGGCGGCTCCATGCTCGGCGAACCTTACGGATGGGGCGGGATGTACGGCCACCGCGACTGCTCGGCCCTGCTCATGGACCTCTACACGCCCTTCGGCCTGGGCCTGCCGCGCAATTCCAGACAGCAAGGCAAGGCCGGGGAATACATCTCCCTGGAGGGCCTTTCGGACCAGGACAAGGAAACCGCCATCCTGGCCCGGGGCGTGCCCTTCGCCACCCTGCTCTGGAAGCCCGGGCACATCATGCTCTACGTGGGCGAATTGGGCGGCCGGGCCATGATCCTGCACGACGTCTGGGGCCTGCGCACCGAGGAGCGGGGCCGCGAGGGACGGCACATCATCGGCCGGGTGGCCGTGACGACCCTGACCCCGGGCGAGGAACTGCCCGAGCTGGAGAAACCCGAGGGGCTGCTCCTGCACACCATCCGCGGCATGGTCCTGCTGGGATCGAAGAATCCCTGA